Sequence from the Panicum virgatum strain AP13 chromosome 5N, P.virgatum_v5, whole genome shotgun sequence genome:
ttaatttttcatttttttagaatttgaTTTGCAAAGCAGATCACACCATGATCTGCCCCCGAAAATAGCATTTCTAGGATCCTGAAAATACATGGCGGATATGTTACCCAATCCCTCAAATAGCTATTTGTAGCTACAAAAAGTAGAAGCGGGTACCGCACTCGCCCCTTACAAATACTATTTACGcgctcctaaaaatattttctgtAGCAGTGTCTAAAATAATACAAATTTATATGAATTATCATAGTACCACAAATATGCCTACATATAATAAGCATCTATACAAGCCTGACCTCCATCACAAATTAATAAACGGCACGTGCAGTACATCTCACTGTACGAGAAGATTTGTTGCACAACGCTCTGGTCTCTAGACAAGACGGTGAGTCCAGATCCTTGTAGTGTAGTCTCACTTGCTGTATGTTGCTCAGATCACTGATCGAGCTCTCACGCTGTACGTTCAGTTGTGTTCGTCAtctgtcgtcatcgtcgtcaccGGAGGCGAGGAAATGGTCAAGGCGGTTGTGGCTGAGCCGGCCGTGCGCGTACATGGCCTTCTTGTACTCCGACCAGGTGAAGGGTCTGTACCGCCGGGGAGTGCCGGCGGCGACCGTCTCCGGGAGCGCGGAGATCCGCgcatgcagcggcggcgcggcgaagtaGATGGTGGACAGCCGCGGCCTGCTGGTGCTGGCAATCACCCTGTGCCGGATGCTCACCAGCCGCCCGTTCGTCAGAGCCTGCACGTCACCAAAGAATGGCACCAAGAGAAcacaaggttcaggcgttcaGCTAAAACTTTGTCAGAAGGGTAGCAACAAGAACTGGAGAAATGCGCTACGCCTAGGACTGACCTGAAGGAGATCACCGACGTTGATGAAGAACGCGGCGGGGTCAGCGGGCACCTGGACccattcgccgccgccgccgccgcggccgtctgGCAGGAGCACCTGCAGGCCGTCGACGTCGTTGGCACGGAGGACGCTGATGATCTGCGGGTCGGTGTGCTCGCCGAAGCCGATGGTGCCATTCGCGCCGCCGTTACTGTTGCCGGACTTGGCATCCTCCGCCGTGCAGCTCCGGTCACCAGGGCCCGGCAGGGCGTCGGCGGATGTAGGGTAGTGGTTGATCCGTAGGAGGGAGTCGCTGTCGACGGCCGAGATGAGCCGGCTCAAGGACGTCGGGTCCCTGAGGCCCAGGCCCTCGCCGAGCAGGTCCAGGACCCGGCACGTGAGCCGCCGCACCGCGTCCACGTACTCGTTCACTGCTACCCTGCAGAGACGCAGAGTTCGAGACTGAAATCGCCACAAACGTCTGGCGAATTCATGCTAAATTCAGAAGAAAAGATAGCAGAGGTTTCACTCAAAAGCAGTACGTACCTGTCTGTGACGatgcaaaaagaaatagaaagaaaagaaacaataaTGTAGGTAACCGATCGGAGATTTCAGGTACAACAATACAGAGCGATTCGAGTTCTTACAAATTTTGACAGAGAACATATTTACCATGACATTTTTGGGCAAGAGCAGAATAGGACAAGGAGCCTTGCCTCTTTTGGGGTAAAATGGGTGCCAACTGTGACTGCTGAGGCAAAAGGCAGACAGGGAAAAGATTGATTGATGAATGAAACCGCAGCGACTGAAAAAGGCTGCAAACCAACCAGAACAAGGAGGACAGAATATATCACCGAGGGCACAAATTCCCCCAATTTCGGGTTTTTTAGGACAGTCAATTAGTTGTACTAATCCTGAGAAGGTGAGGTAACAGCCGCGGAATTGGGTTGTTTCAGTCCTGTCAACAAATGCTCTTTCAGGTGTGATGCTAAACTCAGGAGCATGCTTGCTCATGCAAGAACACTCCTGAGTCCTGAGTaagcaggggcgaagccagccaATCAAGTCACTCGGTCGGCTCCACTAGCACAATGTTGTCAATACAGTGGTGAACAGTATTGTACACTggattttgcaaattttatcGGGTCGGACGACCTCTATGACTCAAGACAGTTCCGCTCCGGTGAGTAAACTTAGAGTTGGTACTGAATTTCCAACGGGGAAGCGATTGAAATGATCTGTCACGCTTTCTTCAGCACCCGTTGGGGCCGCGGCTAAATAAGGCTGCACGGTGAAAGACCCCATTGGTGGTACGGCCCCCTGGATCATTTCATCTTATCGTCTCTGTAGATGAGCAGGCAGCCCTTCCCACATGCCAATGGCCACCCAAGACGCGGCTCGTACGGTTTGGCTCCTTATGGCATGGTGCGTGCTCGGAATGACCTTTCCGCTTTGTTTTGCATCTATTCGTCCTACCCGATTCTGGTGGATCTGATGTAAAATGCAAGGATGGCAGGTGCACTCGTGGAGATTCCTATGTACCATTCTTTGTTTTAACTATTATTCCTATGAGAATGTGCCATCTTTGTACCTTTTTCTATTTATGGGATTTTTCCCTGTTCACCAAGGTACATGATAACAATCATGGAACATTTTTTACACTCACGGAACACTTGTTTACTTATGAAACATTGTTTTCTCCTACCTAGATGAACATGATTCCCCTGATCTGCTTATGGGACTCTCCTTAACCTTCCTTGATCTCACTTCTCCTCAATTGATGGTTTGGATAGTTATTGAATTGTGGATAGCTTTTTATCTCATGTTCTGAATTATGATGTGGAGAAACAATGTGTTCCACAATAAAAAAATGTTCCACCGTTGGTGGGCGGTGGGGATTTCTAATAATCTTCATGTAATATTTCTTATTACTGACttgcttgaaaaaaaaacttagtgACCAACTGCTAGGCTTAGCGCTGTACATGTAATATTCGCTTGTATTTTGTAAGGTAACCATCATATTGTGGACGTGTGGTCTTAATGCATGCAAACAAGCGTCCTaggattttattttgcatacaAGGCTAAAAAAACCTTCATATCCGGGATTAAGGTAtgcattttttttgtgaaaactGTCCATTTGGAGGAATTGTGAAAAAACCCCATCAAAATACATGTTCATAATAAGTTTTGAATAATACTTGCACATCTCATATATTTAGAGGATGTTGTGGTGTATAAAACTTGAAGGCCAAATTCCATGAAAAAAATGTACTTTGTCAATCtctactatttctaaagcaaacaATGTTTCCTTGGTCCGTCTATCGGAATCCTAATCGGAATCCAGACAAATCAATCCGAATCCTAATCACAAACCGGACAAATCAATCGGAATCCCAATCAAAACACGGACAATCAATGTCTCGCACAATCACAGCACGATCCGTACATGAAGTGAATGAACACAAAGTTGATGGTATTACGTAGCTCTATTACATAACCCGTAGCAACGCATGTACACTATGCTAGTGATATACAAAATTGAATAAACCTCAAAATTACGTAGAGCAACGATAAGACAAAAATTAAATGTAGTAAACTCActgttttttcctttttctttgttCTTTGCCAATTTCACATCTAACAACACTACAAGAAAGTTAACCATCATTCTTTGCTGCACATTAGTACCGGTAATaatttggtccggtactaaagttGGCATgaagccattttagtaccgagtccaaatttgaaagctgccagagccattttagtaccggggcGTAACACCCGCTGGTACTAAAAGTCaccttttagtaccggttggtgttttggcccggtactaaaatggtgcagccatttagtaccggccaatgACACCGATCGGTACTAAAGGGTGATATTTAGTACTGGCCAGtgtcttggcccggtactaaatgttcgAACCGTTCAATTTTAACAGACCGGACCATCCACCGATGGGAATTACATGCAGACGTTTCGGATATCCGAACATCTTGACCGACAGATGATGTGACCTGTgggggcggaccatccgcgttGGGACTTACCTGTAGATGTTTTGGATGTCCGAACATCTTTACTGGCGGACGGTCTGGCCTGTGGGGCAGACAGTCCACCGGCTAACGAACAAACGTGCATCACTTTTTGGACGTCCGAACTTACCAGCGTCCGTTTAGTAATGGCAAATGACACTGATAGGTACTAAAGgatgccatttagtaccggccgatgTCTTAGCCCTGTATTAAATGGTCCTCCGATGTGTAGGTAAGATGGTAGGGAACCTATACGTGAGGCTGGAGGTCATGCGCTCGAATCCTCCTGACCGCGCACACAAATTTACGCGTGAAAAATTTACGTGACTTGTGGCTTGCGCCGCGTGTGCGGACAGGCCTCCTGAGTGTTCCTCAATTTTTCCCTTTATTTTTGGGGTGcaaaccatttagtaccggtccgtgttaccggtactaaatggcgtcTTATTTAGTACTGGACAACTGATAGGGCGTCCGGTGCTAAACAGAGGTTCCCGCCCCGGTACTAATGCCGAGTTTTCTAGCAGTGCAAATTAAGTTGAATTTGGTTTTGAAACTTATATAGTTGAACGTCTCCACCTTTACATGGGTGatattttgttgttttttttaaaaaaacttgcaaacatgtttTGTTTCCAATAGGGTTTGATCGAAACCTATGTGCATGCCATATGAAAAATTGGCCCTCTACGTTGACGCCGCTTGATTAGAGATTCAGTTAAAATCCTTCTGTAATTCGGTAGCATATTCTTGTGTCAACTGTTTAATTTTGTTCCATTGGTTAAGCTAGCTGAGCTCGGCAAAACTCAATGAAATTCTACTGCTGGTCACATTCATCAGAAGCACAATACTGTTCCAGTGAGCCTACAATCACAAGCTTCTAAACCCCATACCCCCAACACTTTCCGCTTGCCCACCAAGTGGACGTCGCATCAGGTTTATCCACTTGCTAGATCAAATCACATGAAAACTCTGCTAATAATAACAGACGTGCATTGTTACCATACACAAATGGATTTTTCATGAATAAGTTTATCAACGTATGCAAGAGATATTGATGCAAATTTGCAACGAGAAGAGACGACCAAATTAAATGAAGGCAGCATGCATCAGTTGATGAAACAAGCAATAATACCATGCAAATATAGAGGTTAACAGGAGCAAGAAGATGTCGAGGAGCGATGCACGCATCATGCATGCACATAGCTGCAAGTAATTATCTACCTGAACCGCGACGGATCCTCGGCGTCGATGACCCTGGCCTtgcgcgccaccgcggcggGATCCGCGTGCAGGATCAGGTACTCCAGCTCGCCGACGTCGCCTTTGGTGCCGATGTTCCGGCTGCCGTACCCCAGGGGGTCCGGCGGGCCGGCCGCCTGCTTCGCCTGCTCGGGGCGCGCGAAGAACGCCGACGCCGCGGCGTCcagccgcgcggccgcgcgcgccggcacGCCGTGGTTGACGGCCTTGAAGAAGCCGCGCtccgcgcacgcgcgcaccaGCCGGCGCTCCAGCTCGCCGCGCCCGGACGGCGCCGACATGTCCACCGTCGGGATAATGCCGAGCGGGAGCGACTCCGGCGCCATCTCCTGGCTCGCCGCCGACGGCACGACCATGGCGCGAGAGAGGGACGGAGCGAGCTGGAATGGcagtggccgtggccgtggcgccGCGCGTATTATATGGGTGCGTGCGCGTGCGTGGAGATTCCGCTTGGAATAATGACAGTTTGCTCTGGTTTTGACCCATGATCGAACGGAGCAGGTTGGATGGTGATCCCTCCCTTTCTCCGGATTGCAGGCCGTGATCTAATTTTTAGTCCCTGGGCCTGTGTCGATGCACAGGTGGCCCGGTAGATGAGTGCGGATCTTCTGTGGCTGTCACGTTGAAGTCTTAGATACACATTCAGCTGAGAACCGCGCGTAGCGCGGGTGGCAGGAGCCGGTGGGTGGCTTCCTGCCCACCAGGGTTCAGCCTCGGGCTCGCCTGGTGTCTCACCGGGATTTTCCCCAATTTCTCCCGCTGCAGGTTCTGCAGCTGTTGCCTCACACGTGGATGTACCACAATGGTCAGGGTTACGTGCCCGTCACGTTCGAAGGTCAGGGTGACTGACCGTCACGTTCGAAACTTGGTTTACTTCGGATACCTCTCAGTCACGTGCAGTCTCTTCGTATAGGGGTAGGTCTAGCTTGCGCACTAGGGCGTGAGTGTGTGAGTATGTGCGTGTAGTGGTGTGAGTTAGTGCGTGAGTTCAGATACTACAGCTTGTATTGAAGAGTTGAGGcataaaaaaaaaatacacattCAGCTTCTTATTAATTTTTACTCGTTGTTACTCATATGTTGTGCTGCTGTTTTGTGTTTTATCTGTCTAATATGTTTCATAAACACACCCTTTTTCATAGTAAAATACACATAATATACGTTCTTGAAAATTAGGTAGGCAAGCTTCCAATTATCTAAAATGTCACTAattaaatagttagttaatccTCATTCCTGTGCTGTAAATTATACATCGTTGTGGTTTTTCCATAACTTTTGCAATGTACctagatatatatataacttttaGATTCATagtgaaatttttttatatatatagcaAAATTTATATATAGATTTATCAAAACGATTTACAATTTTGAACGAAGGGAATACAAGCTGCTATGGTAACCACTCAATTGTACTTTATACGTATTGATCATGCGAGGTTTGCTTGCAATGTACACAAACAGAATCACAGGGTAGAATGTCACAGAGGATCAGATGCTCCGGTGGGTGAAGAAGCGTTCCGTTCAAGTACAGCACGCTGCATTGCCGTCCTGAATTAGTTTAGGCCCTGTTCAATTCTGACGTGTAAACCCCTTAAACACAGAAAAAAATGTCATATCGAAtatttagacacatgcatggagtactaaatgaagtctatttacaaaactttttgcatggatgggctgtaaatcgcgagacgaatctaatgagcctacttaatccatgatttgcgacagtgatgctacagtaaccatccgctaattattaattaatcatgaattaattagcatcattagattcgtctcgcgatttacaacccatctgtgcaaaaagttttgtaaagagatttcatttagtacttcaaatcaGCAAAATTCCatcacaaaatttttttgcgttccATCTAAACAAGTCCTTAGTCGTCTTCCGGAGCTAACCTAGCTTACATACCACACTGACAGCAGCCAGCAGGTTCGTCGTCCATGTATCGACCGGCAGATGATGCCAATGCCCGAAAGGGAAAAGTTTGTTGTGTTCTCCGTTCAAAGCATCAGGAACATGCACCACCCAAAAAGAGAAACCATGTCCTCTTTGTCCTAGCtgtgctggctggctggccggCCCTAACAATATTTTGAGAATATATTTAAGATTTCTATAGAAAATCaataaataatttttattatcGAAACGGGATTTATTCGGACAAAAAACACATAGAATGAGGTCTAAGTCTTCTTTTTGGTGCTAGGTTAGGTATAATCAAAGTATTGAGATAGTTTCAATCTGCTTGTATGGCTATGGTTACAAGTATATCTAATCATTTATCAAGTCAGATTAAAATAAATCCGGTATTTTTTCTTTGGCCAGAAATCTAGCTCGACACAACCATCCGGTCAGATTTCTTAGCTCGAgccgacccgacccgacatgTGGTTGGATCTGGTCAAACCTAATTTTTTTTCTGTATAAATTTTGAATCGGGTCGGGGTCAAAAAATTTCTAACCCGTAATCGGCTCCAGTTTTATGGTGGGTAAAAAATTTTGGTCCGAGCCCAACCACACATTGAtcgggttgggttttgggtgGGTCGGATGAACCATGATCAGGTATAATTACAAGTTCCATGACCGTGCATTCCCTAAATATTTGCCTTGCGCAACCCTTACTCTAAGTAGTGAGAATACTGAGAACGAGTCGTAGCTCGTTTGGCAAGCTCGCCAGGTGCGTGAGCGAGCCCGCCAGTGTTTGAGCACCGCTCGAGCGGGGTGCTCATCCGGGAACTATAGTTTCCTATAGTCCGCCGTCTCTCATGCGTGGAGCCACAAAGAGACTGTGACACACTCGTTACCTACGGAGCTATCTGGTGATCTTAAGATGAATGTGATTTAGATTTGAGTGTAGTTGTAAGTTTGTTTGTACATGTGTGGTGTGAGTGAGGTGTGCGTGTGTAGAGTAGGTATATGTGCATATACGAATAGATACTAGAGCTGTACCTAGAGGAGAGACTTAAAAAAATAGTGAGAATACTACAATAACTTCCGTCAATCCCTAGTAGTGCTTATTCGCCAGTTTGATCGACACATTGTCTCCAACGCTGGCAACTGGCAACTACACAAAAGAACATCTTGTCGACGCTTTGATTTTGACTTTGAGTAGCTAGTGCCTCGACTAGGCCAGATCCCGAACATGTTGTCGACGCATAGTTTTGTCCACCGGGAAGTAGCTTGTAATCATGTTTTGAACATGATGGACAAGAAGTAGGGTGCTACGTTGGGCAACGCTATGTAACATTTATACATATAGTGAAAAATTCGGTTTACACACTTAAACTATCATAAAAATTTGATTCCCAACCTCTAACTATGAAATCAGGTAACAAAGATCATCCTACTATCAAAATTGGATAAATTTGACCCTTTAGATGGTTTCAAAGGTagtttttattttgcaaaaattaaaaatattcaagttTAAATTAAAGATTCATAAGAAAtttattttaataaaaaaaatacaagattGGTGCcattatttttctaaaaatataacatatCTTTTTGCACTCTATTTATCAATTATTAGGatacaatttttttatattccTAGTATTTATTCAATTAagtctattatttttgaataaataagattcaaatagagcaaaagcagataggttatatttttagaaaatttttggcacagtttcatattttttatttaaaatgaattatttttaatttttagatataattagaattttttatttttttaaatacaaaaccacctaaAGATTAAACTTGTCTGGTTTCAATAATTGAATGATTCTTATTAACTGGTTTTGttgttgaaggttgaa
This genomic interval carries:
- the LOC120674646 gene encoding gibberellin 2-beta-dioxygenase 2-like, with the translated sequence MVVPSAASQEMAPESLPLGIIPTVDMSAPSGRGELERRLVRACAERGFFKAVNHGVPARAAARLDAAASAFFARPEQAKQAAGPPDPLGYGSRNIGTKGDVGELEYLILHADPAAVARKARVIDAEDPSRFRVAVNEYVDAVRRLTCRVLDLLGEGLGLRDPTSLSRLISAVDSDSLLRINHYPTSADALPGPGDRSCTAEDAKSGNSNGGANGTIGFGEHTDPQIISVLRANDVDGLQVLLPDGRGGGGGEWVQVPADPAAFFINVGDLLQALTNGRLVSIRHRVIASTSRPRLSTIYFAAPPLHARISALPETVAAGTPRRYRPFTWSEYKKAMYAHGRLSHNRLDHFLASGDDDDDR